A region of Cellulophaga sp. RHA19 DNA encodes the following proteins:
- a CDS encoding glycoside hydrolase family 117 protein, with product MNRNKILLCAFTYLLLITACKNNTNTNNSSVAKESKTKITPEQIDELGITNPDSLSSATKRALEWPADLGNNWFIQFSNLKPLKGDLAYEEGVVRRDPSAIIKENGKYYVWYSKSLGPSQGFGGDIENEKVFPWDRCDIWYATSEDGETWKEEGVAVARGEKGAYDDRSVFTVEIMKYEGKYYLCYQTVKSPYNVRVKNQVGLAWSDSPNGPWTKSKEPILSPADNGIWKGEEQDRFAVEKKGDFDSHKVHDPCILPYKGKFYLYYKGEQMGEKITFGGRQIRHGVAIADNPLGPYVKSPYNPISNSGHEICVWPYNGGIASLITTDGPEKNTIQWAPDGINFEIKSVIPGVPAHAIGLNRSADTEKDPTEILRWGLTHIYNSSDYQSIMSFTSAKKTSHKAKGVKSK from the coding sequence ATGAACAGAAATAAAATATTATTATGTGCATTTACTTATTTACTTTTAATTACAGCATGTAAAAACAATACCAACACAAACAATAGCAGTGTTGCAAAGGAATCTAAAACAAAAATTACTCCAGAGCAAATTGATGAATTAGGTATTACAAATCCAGATTCACTAAGCAGTGCTACTAAAAGAGCATTAGAGTGGCCAGCAGATTTGGGTAACAATTGGTTTATACAGTTTTCTAACTTAAAACCTTTAAAAGGAGATTTAGCTTATGAAGAAGGTGTTGTACGTAGAGATCCTAGTGCTATTATTAAAGAAAATGGTAAATATTACGTTTGGTACAGTAAAAGCTTAGGCCCGTCTCAGGGTTTTGGTGGTGATATAGAAAATGAAAAAGTTTTTCCTTGGGATAGGTGTGATATTTGGTACGCCACGTCTGAAGATGGTGAAACTTGGAAAGAAGAAGGTGTTGCTGTAGCAAGAGGTGAAAAAGGTGCTTATGATGATAGATCTGTTTTTACTGTAGAAATAATGAAATATGAAGGCAAATATTATCTATGCTATCAAACTGTAAAATCGCCATACAATGTACGTGTAAAAAACCAAGTTGGCTTGGCTTGGTCAGATTCTCCTAATGGACCATGGACAAAAAGCAAAGAACCTATTCTTAGCCCAGCAGACAACGGTATTTGGAAAGGTGAAGAGCAAGACCGTTTTGCAGTAGAGAAAAAAGGTGACTTTGATAGTCATAAAGTACATGACCCTTGTATTTTACCATACAAAGGTAAATTTTACTTGTATTATAAAGGAGAACAAATGGGCGAAAAAATTACATTTGGCGGTAGACAAATACGCCATGGAGTTGCTATTGCAGACAACCCTTTAGGTCCTTATGTAAAATCGCCATACAACCCAATAAGTAATAGTGGTCATGAAATTTGTGTTTGGCCATATAATGGTGGTATTGCATCATTAATTACTACAGATGGTCCGGAGAAAAACACTATACAATGGGCTCCAGATGGTATTAATTTTGAAATTAAATCTGTTATTCCTGGCGTACCAGCACATGCAATAGGCTTAAACAGATCTGCAGACACAGAAAAAGATCCTACCGAAATTTTACGCTGGGGATTAACTCACATTTACAACAGTAGTGACTACCAAAGTATAATGAGCTTTACCTCTGCTAAAAAAACTTCGCACAAAGCAAAAGGTGTAAAATCTAAATAA
- a CDS encoding IclR family transcriptional regulator: protein MSKPKVDLKSEYNVPNLEKGLLVIEILATKKDGLTLAEITEALALTKTTAFRVVSTLIFKNYLQKNETTKKITLSRKMLTLGISAMNEQSIVEMSIDVMRALRDELKESVMLGVLLDSKGTILEQVSSSYPVKLFVEPGTQFNLHSSVGGKCILAFLPKEESDKILKKTTLTKYTKNTITSKKEFKETLALVKQNGYAIDNGEDIQGIHCIGAPIFNESGYPVAALWITAPHGRLPHEDFHKKGQIVAKYALNISVKLGFISQ from the coding sequence ATGAGCAAACCTAAAGTAGATTTAAAATCAGAATACAATGTTCCTAATTTAGAAAAAGGATTATTGGTTATAGAAATATTAGCTACAAAAAAAGATGGTTTAACTCTTGCAGAAATTACAGAAGCTCTTGCTTTAACAAAAACTACTGCCTTTAGAGTAGTAAGCACGCTTATTTTTAAAAATTATCTTCAGAAAAACGAGACTACAAAAAAAATAACTTTATCCAGAAAAATGCTTACTCTAGGCATATCTGCAATGAACGAACAGAGCATTGTAGAGATGTCTATAGATGTTATGCGAGCCTTAAGAGACGAGCTAAAAGAATCTGTAATGCTAGGGGTTCTGTTAGACAGCAAAGGAACAATTTTAGAACAAGTTTCATCTTCATATCCTGTTAAATTATTTGTAGAACCTGGCACGCAATTTAACCTGCACAGCTCGGTTGGAGGTAAATGTATTTTAGCTTTTTTACCCAAAGAAGAATCAGATAAAATTTTAAAAAAAACAACACTTACTAAGTACACAAAAAACACCATTACATCTAAAAAGGAGTTTAAAGAAACATTAGCATTGGTAAAACAAAATGGTTATGCTATAGATAATGGTGAAGATATACAAGGTATACACTGTATAGGCGCACCAATATTTAATGAGTCTGGTTACCCAGTAGCTGCGCTTTGGATAACAGCTCCACATGGTAGATTACCTCATGAAGATTTTCATAAAAAAGGGCAAATTGTAGCAAAATATGCCTTAAATATTTCTGTAAAACTTGGTTTTATTTCTCAGTAA